TTCGATCTCGGCCACCTTTCCGGCACCGAGCACGTTCGACAGCAGCAGGATCACGACGAACGCCGCCATCACGAAATCGAAATAGCGAAAATGGCGGCCACGTATGGCGGCTCCATCGGATGCGACGGGCGCGCTGGTCGTTTCGCTCATGCCCCCACACTAACCGCGTTCCATCCGAGTGCAATCCACGCTATCTGCACCCCCGCCGCGCGCCCGTAGCTCAGTTGGATAGAGCACGAGCCTTCTAAGCTTGGGGTCGCAGGTTCGAATCCTGCCGGGCGCGCCATCTTTTCCCAAGCCGCGAATCCAGCTCTACGCTCAACGCCAGACAGTGCATTGTCGAGCGCTCAATAGGAAACTAGTAGCTGGAACCGACCGGCAGCCAGCGCCGCAGCTGCCGTTGCTGCGGGGGCATCGTGCAATATCGGAACGAAATCGACGGGTTGCGCGCGGTCGCGGTGCTTCCGGTCATCCTCTTCCATGCCGGCTTCAGCATGTTCAGCGGCGGCTATGTCGGCGTGGACGTGTTCTTCGTCATCTCCGGCTACCTGATAACCAACATCCTTATCGCCGATCTCGAAGCAGGGCGTTTCTCCCTCTGGCGCTTCTACGAGCGGCGCGCACGACGCATCCTGCCGGCGCTATTTCTGGTTACGCTGTGCTGCATTCCCTTCGCCTGGCTGTGGATGCTGCCGTCTCAGCTTGTCGATTTTTCTCAATCGCTGGTTGCCGTCAACACCTTCACGTCGAACATCCTCTTCTGGCGGGAGAGCGGATATTTCGATGCCGCAACCGAGCTGAAGCCGCTGCTCCATACCTGGAGCCTCGCGGTTGAGGAGCAATTCTACATATTCTTCCCGCCGCTGCTTGCAGTCCTGTGGCGATATGGAAGAAACGCGACGCTTGGCATCCTGATCGCCGTCGCCGCCATCAGTCTGGCCCTTGCCCAATGGGGATCGACCGCCGCACCCAGCGCGACCTTCTATCTGATCCACACGCGCATATGGGAACTGGGGACCGGGTCGGCCTGCGCGCTCCTCCTGAAAGGAAGAGCGCCTTATCGGAGCGACCTTCTGGCGGGATCAGGCATCGCCCTGATCCTGTGTGCGGTGTTCCTTTTCGATGAAGCCACGCCTTTCCCCTCGGCTTGGGCGCTCGCTCCTGTATGGGGTACGGCCTTGATCATATTGTTCGGGGACAGAGCTACGGCGACGGCCCGGCTGCTGTCGCGAGGCGCGTTCGTCCAGATCGGGCTCATAAGCTACAGCGCATATTTGTGGCATCAGCCATTGTTCGCATTCGCCCGGATCCACAGCCTGCAAACGCCCGGCAAATGGATGATGGCGCTTCTTGCCCTTGCCTCGCTCATCCTTGCCTATCTCAGCTGGCGGTTCGTGGAGAGGCCGTTCCGGCGCCCCGACGGCGTGTTCAAATCCCGCCGGGCGCTGTTCGGGACGAGCGCGGCAATTGCCGCCTCTATGTGCGCGGCGGGCATCATCGGCCATGCCTCGCTTGGCTTTCCGAACCGGCTTTCTTCCGAAGCGAGAGCCGTACTCGCCACAAACATGGATTCGTTCGAACGCGGCGTGGCTCCCTGCTGGGACCTTGCCGGCCGCCACGATGCCGGGCGGCCCTGCATGATAGGCGATGTCCGCCGCCGCCCTTCATTCGCACTTGTCGGGGATAGCCATGCCGGTGCCCTGCTCACCACCCTGAATGCAGCGGCAGCGCATCGGCATATCGCCGGACGCGGATACACGTTCCGCAGCTGCCCGCCGCTTCAGGAACTGGTCTCCGCGACGGCCGAGGATGGACTGCGCGCCTGCGAAAATCTTCGGAGACGGTTCTTCAACGACATCAGCCATGATCCGCAGATGCCCGGCACCATCATAGTCAATGCCCGCTGGACATTGCTCATGAAGCGGCGCGGTTTCGACAATGGCGAGGGCGGTGTTGAATCGGTCAAGGAGTGGATCTGGAAGCTCGACCTTGCCGACCAGACCTATGAGCAGCGCATGGCGCAGGCATTTGCCCGCTCAATTCTCGCGATGGTGCGATCGGGAAAGACCGTCATACTGATCTATCCGGTTCCCGAGATGGGGTGGAATGTTCCGCAACAATTGGCCAGGGAAATCAGCCGATCAGGCAAAATCGGTCCCGCTTCGGCCTCGATCAGCCATCAGGCCTTCCTGGAACGCTCCGCCACGGCGATCCGCGCCCTTGATGCGATTGGGGAATATCCCAACCTGATCCGGATCAGGCCAAGCAGCCTTCTCTGTCACCGGGTGGAAGGCCGATGCGTCGCCCATATGGACGGGCGCCCTCTTTATCTGGACAGCAATCATCTGTCGGATGCAGGCGCTGCCTTGATCCTCGGTCAGATCATGGGAAATCTGACTCGGCGTGACCACCCGCATCGCTCGACAAACCACCATCAACCTTGATGATCTGGCGCGATCCTCGCTGGTCAATATAGCAGCAGTCCCGCGCCCGAGGCGGCCAATGCGGCGATCAGCGGCCAGGCGGCACGCCATCCTCCATGGCCCCAGGCGATGACGATCGCCATGCCGGCCTTGATCGCCGTGTTGGCCAGCACCGGCACCGCCAGCACCAGACCCGCGGTCCAGGCGTCCAGAGCCTCGGGCGGAAGGCCGGCCAGGGTCATCACCGCGGCGTCGACGTCGCTCATGCCGGTCAATCCCAGCACCAGCGCCAACCCCTTGTCGCCGAACTGTTCGAGCGACCATCGCGCGACGAGCGACAGGATCGCCACCAGCCCGGCGAGCAGCAGCGCCGGGCCGAAGGCCAGCGGATTGGCGACCGATACCGCGCCGTCGCGCGCGCCCTGCCCCCGCCAGGCGACAAGAGCGCAGAGGCCCGCGACGATCGTGGCGGGGGCCATCGCCAGCGCCAGTGCCGGAAGCGCGCGCGGCGCCAGCGCCAGGGTAAGCAGCTGGACGCGGAGGAACATCACCATCGAGGCGACCGCGATCCCCGCGATGAGCGCCCCCCGCGCCTCGGGCTGGGACCGCATCCGGCGCGCGAAATCGGCGGTGACGGCGGTCGACGAGACCAGCGCGCCGGTCAAGGCGACGATCAGCAGCCCCCGGTCGGATCCCAACCGGCGCACCGCCGCATAGCCGACGAAGGACAGGCCGGTGACGAACACCACCACCATCCAGATATTGCGGGGGTTCCAGGCATCGTAAGGGCCCATAGCCCTGTCGGGCAGCAGCGGCAGGATCACCAGCGCCACCAGGACGAAGCGGGCAATCCCCTCGATCTCCGATTCGTCCACTCCCTTGAGCAGCGCGTGAAGCGACTGCCGCGCGCTCAGCATGACGAACATCGCCGCCGCCACGCTCAGGCCGACGGTCGGTGAGTCACGCACCGCCAGGAACCCCGCCGTAAAGGTCAGCAGCCCCGCGATGCTGTTGGTGGCGGACACATGACTGGCATCGGCCTCCCGCAGAAACCCGATGGCGAGCATGACGACGACGCCCAGCAGCAGCGCCGCCGCGATGATATCGGGGGCCAGGCCGGCCACGCCCCCGCCCAGCCCGAACAGGCCGAACGTCCGGAAACCGGCTACTCGCCTTCCCTCGCCGAGCCCGCGCTGCGACCAGCCTCTTTCAAGACCGACGAGCAGACCAGCAGCGAGCGCCGCGAGCAGATTCGGGAGGGGCGGAATGACAGAATCCATGACGTTCGCGCAATAACCTGCGATGAGGCCGAGGAAAATCCCGGTGTGTCGCGTCGGTGACTGCCGGGGCCCAGACAACAGACCACAGGAGAGCCTTGGCGTGTCCTCATCACCCGGTGAACTGACGATCCGATTCCATGGTGCGGCCGGCACGGTCACCGGCTCCTGCATGGAACTCGCGCTGGGTGGGCGGACGATCCTGGTGGATTGTGGCATGTTCCAGGGCTCGCGCAGCCTGGAAACGCTCAACCATGGCGCCTTCGCCTTCGATCCGCATCGGATCGATGCGGTGATCCTCACCCACGCGCACATCGACCATTGCGGCCTGCTGCCCAAGCTGGCGGCACAGGGCTATGACCGGGCGATCTGGTGTACCGGCGGTACGGCCGACCTGCTCGAATATATGCTCGCCGATGCAGGGCGCATCCAGGAAGGCGACGCGATGCGGCGCAACCGCCGCCGCGACCGCGCCGGGGAAGGCGAATTCCTGCCGCTCTACACCGAACAGGACGGATTGCGGGCCTGGCGCCTCGCCCGGCCCGTCGCGCTCGGCGAATGGTTCGAGCCCGCGCCCGGCTTCCGCGCGCGGCTGTGGAATGCCGGGCATATATTGGGCTCGGCATCGGTAGAAATCGAAGCCGGCGGCACGACGCTGCTGCTGTCGGGCGATCTCGGCCCCGACAACAAGGCCTTCCACCCCGATCCTCATGCGCCCAAGGGCATGGATCACGTCATCTGCGAATCGACCTATGGCAATCGGGCGCGCGAGCGTCAGACGATCGATCAGCGCCGCGATGCGCTGGAAGCCGAGGTGAAGGCGGCGCTGTCCCGCGGCGGCAATCTGATCGTCCCGACCTTCGCGCTGGAGCGCACCCAGGAACTTCTCCTCGATCTCGCGCGGCTGGCCGACGCCAATCGCATCCCCAATGTCCCGATCTTCGTCGATTCACCGCTCGCCAACCGGGCGACCAAGGTGTTCGCGGCGCATGGCGACGAACTGGAGGATATCGACGGCAGCGACCTGTTCCGTCACCCCTCGATCCATTATGTCGAGGAAACCGCGAGTTCGATGCGGCTCAACACCATGTCCGGGGCGATCATCCTGGCCGCATCCGGGATGTGCGAGGCCGGCCGCATCCGCCACCATCTCAAGCATAATCTGTTCCGCCGGGAGTCGACGATCCTGTTCGTCGGTTTCCAGGCCCGCGGCACGCTGGGTCGGGTGATCCTCGATGGCGCGAAGCGGGTCCGCATTTCCGGCGAGGACGTCAACGTCCGCGCCCAGATCCGCCGGATCGACAGCTATTCGGCCCATGCCGACCGTGACGAACTGCACCGCTGGATCGCCGACCGCCGCCCGATCGGCGGCAGCCTGTTCCTCAGCCATGGCGAAGGCGATGCGGTGGAGGGGCTGCGCGCGCTCGTCGCCTCGGACGATCCCGGGGGATCGATCGTCATGCCTCGCATCGGCGAGCGCTACGCGCTCCCGCCCGGTGCACCGGCACGCCGATTGGAGACCGGACGGGTCGACCTGGCCGACCTCACCGGCGAGGACTGGCAGAACGACTATGCGGACTTCATCACCAATCTGAAGCACAATATCGCGAAGATCGGCAACGAACGGGCGCGGCGCGATGCGCTGGCCGAGATGCGCCGGGTGCTGGACGCCTATGAAGCGGCGCGCGACGATCGCAAGCGGCGAAACGGAGCCGATCGTTCCTGATCAGCCCGGCATTATAAGCCAGCGAAGCAACATCGCGACCAGACCCAGCAGGGCGACGCTGGCCACCCATATCCCGACGAACCAGGCAAGCCTCAGCCAGAGCGGGCGGCGCGGCTCAATGATATCCGGCTTCATCGACCTTGCCGCGGAACACCCAATAGGCCCAGATGGTGTAGCCCAGGATCACCGGGACCAGCACCGCCGCGCCGACCAGCATGAATATCTGGCTGCGCTCGGGCGCCGCCGCTTCCCAGATCGACACCCGGCCCGGTATCACATCGGGATAGATCGAGATGGCGAGCCCCATCATCGACAGGCCGAACAACGCCAGCGTCAGCCAGAAGGGCCGGTGATCGCGCGGATCGTCGATCGAACGCCAGAGCAGCAGGCCGGTCGCGGCGACCAGCAGCGGGACGGGCGCGGTGAGCACGAGGCCGGGCCATTCGATCCAGCGCTGATAATATTTGTTCTCGAGGAACGGCGTATAGGCGCTGACCAGACCGATCGCGACGATCAGCGCGATCAACAGCGGCCGGGCGAAACGGCGTGCGTCCGTCTGGATCGCGCCGTGCGTCTTCCAGATCAGCCAGCCGGCACCCAGCAGCGCATAGCCGATCATCAGGCTGACGCCGGTCAGCAGCGAAAAAGGCGTCAGCCAGTCCCACCATCCGCCGGCATAGGCGCGGCCGCTGACCTCGATCCCCTGTAGCAGTGCGCCCAGCGTGATACCCTGCGCGAAGGTGGCGAGCGCCGATCCGCCACAGAAGGCCGCGTCCCAGAAGGCGCGATGGCCCGGATCGCGCCAGCGGAACTCGAAGGCGACGCCCCTGAAAACAAGCCCCAGCAGCATCGCCGTCAGCGGCGCGTAGAGCGCCGGCAGCACGATCGCATAGGCCAGCGGAAAGGCCGCGAGCAGCCCGCCGCCGCCTAGAACCAGCCAGGTCTCGTTGCCGTCCCACACCGGCGCGATGCTGTTCATCGCCATGTCGCGCTCGCCACCGACCCTGAAGGCCGGGAAGAGGATGCCGATGCCCAGGTCGAACCCGTCCATCACGACATAGGCGCCGACCGCGAAGGCGATGATGCCCGCCCAGATCAAGGTGAGATCGATCATGGCCGTTCTCCTTCGCCCCTGTCGGCCTCGACGGCGGGAGCCGGCGTGATGCCAGCGCTGCGGATCGGCCCATGGTCGACGGCCTGCGGGCTCTCGCCGCGCTGCGGCGTCTTCCCCATCAGTTTCAATATGTACCAGACGCCGACGCCGAACACCGCGAAATAGACGATGATGAAGGCGATCAGCGACCCTGCGACCGCCGGCGCGGCCAGCGGTGAGGCCGATTCGGATGTGCGCAGCAGCCGATAGATCGTGTAGGGCTGGCGGCCGACCTCGGTCGTCACCCATCCGGCGATCACCGTGACGAAACCCGACGGCCCCAGCACGATGGCAAGGCGGTGAAGGAGTGGCCAATCGTACATTTTGCGACAAGCGCGCGCGACAAGGCTGAACAGCCCTAACCCGAAGATCGCGAAACCTAGCCCCACCATGATCCGGAAAGACCAGAAGACGATGCCGACGGGAGGCTCCTCGTCGTCCGGGATGGTGTCGAGCCCTGCGAGCGGCGCGTTGGGATCGTGTTTCAGGATTAGCGACGACAGTTTCGGAACCTCCACCGCATAATCCACGCGTTTCTCCGCGCTGTTGGGGATGCCGAACAGGATCAGCGGCGCGCCGTCCGGATGGCTCTGATAATGCCCCTCCATCGCCATCACCTTGGCCGGCTGATGTTCCAGCGTGTTCAGGCCATGGGCGTCGCCGACGAGGATCTGGACCGGGGCGACCAGAGCCGCCATCCACATCGCCATCGAGAACATGGTCCGGGCGCCACGGTTGTTGCGGTCGCGCAGCAGATGCCAGGCGCCGACCGCGCCGACCACCAGCGACGTCGTCAGATAGGCCGCGATCACCGTGTGCAGCAGGCGATAGGGAAAGCTCGGATTGAAGATGATCGCCAGCCAGCTGGGGCCGGGCACGAACTGTCCGTTCGCGGCGATCTCATAGCCGACCGGGGTCTGCATCCAGCTGTTCACGGACAATATCCAGAAGGCTGAGATGAAGGTGCCAACCGCCACTGCGCAGGTCGCGGCGAAGTGGAGCCCGCGCCCGACCTTGTTGATCCCGAACAGCATCACGCCCAGGAATCCGGCTTCCAGGAAGAAGGCGGTCAGCACCTCATAGGCCATCAGCGGGCCGATGATCGGCCCGGCCCTGTCGGAGAAGACCGACCAGTTGGTGCCGAACTGGTAGGACATCACGATCCCCGAGACGACGCCCATCGCGAAGGCGATGGCGAAAATCTTCAGCCAATAGCGATAGAGGTTCTCGTAGACTGATCGTCCCGTCTTGAGGAACAGCGCCTCCAGCACCATCAGATAGCTGGCCAGCCCGATGGAAAAGGAAGGGAAGATGAAGTGAAAGCTGACGGTGAAGGCGAACTGTATCCTGGCCAGGGTCACAGCGTCGAAGGCGTCCAGCATCGCGGCATCCTCCTTGCGAAGGTGCGGCGGACGGGGCTGCCCGCGCTCCCCCAAAGGCGGCGCTACCGTAACGATCGGGCGCCGCGCGCTGTCTAGCACCTTTCCCAGTCGCCGCCGACCCGAGATTTTCCTTAAATGGCATCGAGGGAGCATTGGTCAATATTGAACGACTGTACAACTTGCGCTCCATGTGCCATCCTTTTACGAAGCCTTTGGGAGAGACATCGTTGCGCGAAACACTTCTGACCGCTCCGGCTGACGAGCTCATGGTCCAGGCGGCGCGGCTGCGCGACGCGGGACATGGCCGTGTCCAGAGCTGGTCGCCCAAGGTGTTCATCCCGCTCACCCAGCTGTGCCGGAACCTGTGTCATTACTGCACCTTCTCGCAGCCGCCGAAGAAGGGTGAGGCAGCCTATCTGACGCGCGGGCAGGTGCTGGACATCGCCCGCGCCGGCCGGGCTGCGGGCTGCACCGAGGCGCTGTTCACCCTGGGCGACAAGCCTGAGCTGCGCTTCTCGGCCGCGCGCGAGGAACTGGCCCGGCTCGGCCATGCGAGCACCATCTCCTATCTTGTCGAGATGGCGACGGCGGTTCGCGACGAGACCGGCCTGCTGCCGCACGTCAACGCCGGGGTGATGACGCGCGATGAGATGATCACGCTGCGCCCCGTCTCCGC
The sequence above is drawn from the Rhizorhabdus dicambivorans genome and encodes:
- a CDS encoding MgtC/SapB family protein, producing the protein MDSVIPPLPNLLAALAAGLLVGLERGWSQRGLGEGRRVAGFRTFGLFGLGGGVAGLAPDIIAAALLLGVVVMLAIGFLREADASHVSATNSIAGLLTFTAGFLAVRDSPTVGLSVAAAMFVMLSARQSLHALLKGVDESEIEGIARFVLVALVILPLLPDRAMGPYDAWNPRNIWMVVVFVTGLSFVGYAAVRRLGSDRGLLIVALTGALVSSTAVTADFARRMRSQPEARGALIAGIAVASMVMFLRVQLLTLALAPRALPALALAMAPATIVAGLCALVAWRGQGARDGAVSVANPLAFGPALLLAGLVAILSLVARWSLEQFGDKGLALVLGLTGMSDVDAAVMTLAGLPPEALDAWTAGLVLAVPVLANTAIKAGMAIVIAWGHGGWRAAWPLIAALAASGAGLLLY
- the cydB gene encoding cytochrome d ubiquinol oxidase subunit II, with protein sequence MIDLTLIWAGIIAFAVGAYVVMDGFDLGIGILFPAFRVGGERDMAMNSIAPVWDGNETWLVLGGGGLLAAFPLAYAIVLPALYAPLTAMLLGLVFRGVAFEFRWRDPGHRAFWDAAFCGGSALATFAQGITLGALLQGIEVSGRAYAGGWWDWLTPFSLLTGVSLMIGYALLGAGWLIWKTHGAIQTDARRFARPLLIALIVAIGLVSAYTPFLENKYYQRWIEWPGLVLTAPVPLLVAATGLLLWRSIDDPRDHRPFWLTLALFGLSMMGLAISIYPDVIPGRVSIWEAAAPERSQIFMLVGAAVLVPVILGYTIWAYWVFRGKVDEAGYH
- a CDS encoding cytochrome ubiquinol oxidase subunit I, with the translated sequence MLDAFDAVTLARIQFAFTVSFHFIFPSFSIGLASYLMVLEALFLKTGRSVYENLYRYWLKIFAIAFAMGVVSGIVMSYQFGTNWSVFSDRAGPIIGPLMAYEVLTAFFLEAGFLGVMLFGINKVGRGLHFAATCAVAVGTFISAFWILSVNSWMQTPVGYEIAANGQFVPGPSWLAIIFNPSFPYRLLHTVIAAYLTTSLVVGAVGAWHLLRDRNNRGARTMFSMAMWMAALVAPVQILVGDAHGLNTLEHQPAKVMAMEGHYQSHPDGAPLILFGIPNSAEKRVDYAVEVPKLSSLILKHDPNAPLAGLDTIPDDEEPPVGIVFWSFRIMVGLGFAIFGLGLFSLVARACRKMYDWPLLHRLAIVLGPSGFVTVIAGWVTTEVGRQPYTIYRLLRTSESASPLAAPAVAGSLIAFIIVYFAVFGVGVWYILKLMGKTPQRGESPQAVDHGPIRSAGITPAPAVEADRGEGERP
- a CDS encoding DUF2474 domain-containing protein, with the translated sequence MKPDIIEPRRPLWLRLAWFVGIWVASVALLGLVAMLLRWLIMPG
- a CDS encoding MBL fold metallo-hydrolase, which produces MELALGGRTILVDCGMFQGSRSLETLNHGAFAFDPHRIDAVILTHAHIDHCGLLPKLAAQGYDRAIWCTGGTADLLEYMLADAGRIQEGDAMRRNRRRDRAGEGEFLPLYTEQDGLRAWRLARPVALGEWFEPAPGFRARLWNAGHILGSASVEIEAGGTTLLLSGDLGPDNKAFHPDPHAPKGMDHVICESTYGNRARERQTIDQRRDALEAEVKAALSRGGNLIVPTFALERTQELLLDLARLADANRIPNVPIFVDSPLANRATKVFAAHGDELEDIDGSDLFRHPSIHYVEETASSMRLNTMSGAIILAASGMCEAGRIRHHLKHNLFRRESTILFVGFQARGTLGRVILDGAKRVRISGEDVNVRAQIRRIDSYSAHADRDELHRWIADRRPIGGSLFLSHGEGDAVEGLRALVASDDPGGSIVMPRIGERYALPPGAPARRLETGRVDLADLTGEDWQNDYADFITNLKHNIAKIGNERARRDALAEMRRVLDAYEAARDDRKRRNGADRS
- a CDS encoding acyltransferase family protein — translated: MQYRNEIDGLRAVAVLPVILFHAGFSMFSGGYVGVDVFFVISGYLITNILIADLEAGRFSLWRFYERRARRILPALFLVTLCCIPFAWLWMLPSQLVDFSQSLVAVNTFTSNILFWRESGYFDAATELKPLLHTWSLAVEEQFYIFFPPLLAVLWRYGRNATLGILIAVAAISLALAQWGSTAAPSATFYLIHTRIWELGTGSACALLLKGRAPYRSDLLAGSGIALILCAVFLFDEATPFPSAWALAPVWGTALIILFGDRATATARLLSRGAFVQIGLISYSAYLWHQPLFAFARIHSLQTPGKWMMALLALASLILAYLSWRFVERPFRRPDGVFKSRRALFGTSAAIAASMCAAGIIGHASLGFPNRLSSEARAVLATNMDSFERGVAPCWDLAGRHDAGRPCMIGDVRRRPSFALVGDSHAGALLTTLNAAAAHRHIAGRGYTFRSCPPLQELVSATAEDGLRACENLRRRFFNDISHDPQMPGTIIVNARWTLLMKRRGFDNGEGGVESVKEWIWKLDLADQTYEQRMAQAFARSILAMVRSGKTVILIYPVPEMGWNVPQQLAREISRSGKIGPASASISHQAFLERSATAIRALDAIGEYPNLIRIRPSSLLCHRVEGRCVAHMDGRPLYLDSNHLSDAGAALILGQIMGNLTRRDHPHRSTNHHQP